Proteins encoded by one window of uncultured Draconibacterium sp.:
- a CDS encoding ankyrin repeat domain-containing protein, with translation MFQASLEGNIKTVQNALEKGFDPNTIDENKRTALMLAAYNGNNEIVKLLINRGGDVNLTDEIERTALMYASTGPFVNTVTTLLEAGAEPNLIEKEENWTAAMMASAEGQLEVLKTLIAYGADLNMVDIDGESSLDFASANGHTAVVEYIKSV, from the coding sequence ATTTTTCAGGCTTCACTAGAAGGAAATATAAAAACGGTGCAAAATGCTCTGGAAAAGGGATTTGATCCCAACACCATTGATGAAAATAAAAGAACAGCCTTAATGCTGGCTGCTTACAATGGAAATAATGAGATTGTAAAACTTCTGATTAATAGAGGGGGAGACGTAAATTTAACTGACGAGATTGAGAGAACGGCTTTAATGTACGCATCAACCGGCCCTTTTGTAAACACTGTTACAACATTATTAGAGGCTGGGGCAGAGCCGAATTTGATAGAGAAAGAAGAAAATTGGACTGCTGCTATGATGGCGTCTGCAGAAGGTCAACTGGAAGTCCTAAAAACACTAATTGCTTATGGCGCTGATCTTAATATGGTCGATATCGATGGTGAATCTTCTTTGGATTTTGCCAGTGCAAATGGTCATACGGCTGTAGTTGAATACATTAAATCTGTCTAA
- a CDS encoding FecR domain-containing protein, producing the protein MNKIYQIMEVASLIAKKLSNQLDSEESKSLSSWKKESTKNEELFNKITDWDNYQERNKAYNIFNSEKAWKHFSKNIEKSKKRIGLTSLLKYAAAITVPLILGGLIFFHLSNTNEQLPQKVTSIMPGTQNAIVILDDGEEISLEDENLDQLVEKDGSVIRNINGELSYSEVESKRKKRLQNTLVVPRGGEYNLILSDGSKVFLNSMSQLSYPVNFEVDKREVTLEGEAYFEIERDENRPFLVNINGLKIEVLGTSFNVKGYNDEDEIYTTLVEGKVKLNTSATDDDLILIPDQQAILEKKTDNIIIHDVDASQFIGWKNGIYSFSDQSIEEIMKTLSRWYDFEYEFKDDSLKDLKFEGGLNKYDDIDPILDIIESTGKLKIEINGNKITFM; encoded by the coding sequence ATGAACAAGATTTATCAAATAATGGAAGTTGCCAGTTTGATTGCTAAAAAGTTAAGCAATCAACTAGATTCCGAAGAGAGCAAAAGTCTTAGTTCTTGGAAAAAAGAATCCACAAAGAATGAAGAACTTTTCAATAAGATTACTGATTGGGATAATTATCAGGAACGAAATAAGGCCTATAACATTTTTAATTCCGAAAAGGCTTGGAAACATTTCTCGAAGAATATTGAGAAGTCGAAAAAACGAATTGGCTTAACATCGCTTTTAAAATATGCTGCAGCTATTACTGTTCCATTAATTCTAGGTGGACTAATTTTCTTTCATTTATCCAATACGAATGAGCAATTACCCCAGAAAGTTACATCTATTATGCCCGGAACTCAAAATGCCATTGTCATTCTTGATGATGGTGAAGAAATAAGTTTGGAAGATGAGAATCTGGATCAATTGGTAGAAAAAGATGGTTCGGTTATCCGCAATATAAATGGAGAATTAAGTTATTCTGAGGTTGAATCTAAACGAAAAAAACGATTGCAGAATACCTTGGTTGTACCACGTGGAGGTGAATATAATTTGATTTTATCAGATGGTTCAAAAGTATTTCTGAATTCAATGAGTCAACTTTCTTATCCCGTGAATTTTGAAGTAGATAAACGAGAAGTAACCTTGGAAGGGGAAGCATATTTTGAAATTGAAAGAGATGAGAACCGACCATTCTTGGTAAATATAAATGGTTTAAAAATAGAGGTATTAGGTACATCATTTAACGTGAAAGGCTACAATGATGAAGATGAAATCTACACAACATTAGTGGAAGGTAAAGTTAAACTGAATACTTCTGCAACAGATGATGACCTGATATTAATTCCTGATCAACAAGCTATTCTGGAGAAAAAAACAGACAATATTATAATACATGATGTTGACGCAAGCCAATTCATTGGTTGGAAAAACGGAATTTATTCATTTTCAGATCAGTCAATAGAGGAGATTATGAAAACGCTTTCCAGGTGGTATGATTTTGAATATGAATTTAAGGATGATTCCCTTAAAGATTTAAAATTCGAAGGTGGGTTAAATAAATACGACGATATAGATCCGATTCTGGATATAATTGAAAGTACTGGAAAACTAAAAATTGAAATTAATGGGAATAAAATAACCTTTATGTAG
- a CDS encoding sigma-70 family RNA polymerase sigma factor, which translates to MNPTKDIINKLNNRDAMALKEFFTGFYPSLCVFTRNIIKETDIVEDIAQESFLVFWESNKNFDDLDILKGYLYKTAKNKCLNHLKLKGLRNEIIKNGFDKKEFVYELILEEETYRIIHDAIKNLPPQSKRIIKLSMKGYKNPEIAEELNVSVNTVKTLKGNAYKVLRENLKDHVFILILLNQILNM; encoded by the coding sequence ATGAATCCAACAAAGGATATCATAAATAAACTTAATAATAGAGACGCGATGGCATTAAAGGAATTCTTTACTGGATTCTACCCTTCGCTTTGTGTCTTTACTCGTAATATTATTAAGGAGACAGATATCGTTGAAGATATCGCACAGGAGTCTTTTCTTGTTTTCTGGGAGAGCAACAAAAATTTTGATGATCTGGATATCCTGAAAGGCTATTTATATAAAACTGCAAAGAATAAATGCCTAAATCATCTCAAATTAAAGGGGCTGAGAAATGAAATCATTAAAAATGGTTTCGACAAAAAGGAATTTGTATATGAACTAATTTTGGAAGAAGAAACGTACCGGATTATACATGATGCAATTAAAAATCTTCCCCCACAGAGTAAGCGAATAATTAAGCTAAGTATGAAAGGATATAAAAATCCGGAAATAGCAGAAGAGCTAAATGTCTCAGTCAATACCGTTAAAACACTAAAAGGAAATGCTTATAAAGTATTGAGGGAGAACTTAAAAGACCATGTGTTTATATTGATCTTGTTAAATCAAATCCTGAATATGTAG
- a CDS encoding glycoside hydrolase family protein, with translation MKRRNFILNSLLIGTGATVTPNLLLGAKSKNEIAFIDRILPAPVGGGYQDPDYWIWGSSVIKGEDGKYHMFASRWLKALGFGKWVTNSEVVHAVADTPVGPYKTVEVALPVRGKEYWDGLCTHNPKVVKYKDKYLLYYFGNTYDFRQPTVDDTSLDSEDRTKAWMNKRVGVAISDSVYGPWKRLDKPVIEPREGHWDASITSNPAPVVNVKTGEILLMYKSSTYGKRPPLLLGVAKATNPEGPYERLSEEPIFRFDSPGKERVDVEDPFVWWNGEKYEAIIKDRSGEICGEEGGGIHAWSNDGVKWQLFDKVKAYSRDVLWDDGRITHQNHFERPFLLVENGVPTHLFAATGNGPKAWSFDKTWNMVIPLSTDF, from the coding sequence ATGAAACGACGAAACTTCATCCTAAACTCCCTGTTAATAGGCACTGGTGCAACAGTTACTCCTAATTTATTACTTGGAGCAAAATCCAAAAATGAGATTGCTTTCATCGACCGTATTCTTCCTGCACCGGTTGGCGGTGGCTATCAGGACCCGGATTATTGGATTTGGGGTTCGTCGGTTATTAAGGGCGAAGACGGCAAGTATCACATGTTTGCCAGTCGCTGGTTAAAAGCTTTGGGTTTTGGGAAATGGGTTACCAATTCTGAAGTGGTTCATGCTGTTGCTGATACACCGGTTGGGCCTTACAAAACGGTGGAGGTAGCCTTGCCCGTACGCGGAAAAGAATATTGGGACGGACTGTGCACGCATAACCCCAAAGTGGTAAAATACAAGGATAAATATTTATTGTACTATTTCGGAAATACCTACGATTTTAGACAACCTACTGTTGATGATACATCGCTTGATTCGGAAGACCGAACAAAAGCCTGGATGAATAAACGAGTAGGTGTTGCCATTAGCGACAGCGTTTACGGCCCCTGGAAGCGTTTGGATAAACCAGTAATTGAACCGCGCGAGGGGCACTGGGATGCTTCAATAACGTCTAATCCTGCTCCGGTGGTTAACGTTAAAACCGGCGAAATACTGCTGATGTACAAATCGTCTACCTACGGAAAAAGGCCACCGCTTTTATTGGGAGTGGCAAAGGCAACAAACCCCGAAGGACCTTATGAACGTTTAAGCGAGGAACCAATTTTCAGGTTCGACTCTCCGGGAAAAGAGCGGGTGGATGTTGAGGATCCTTTTGTGTGGTGGAACGGCGAAAAATACGAAGCCATTATTAAAGACCGTTCGGGCGAAATATGTGGCGAAGAAGGTGGGGGCATTCACGCCTGGTCAAACGATGGAGTAAAGTGGCAATTGTTTGATAAAGTAAAAGCTTACAGTCGCGATGTACTTTGGGACGATGGAAGAATTACTCATCAAAATCATTTTGAAAGGCCTTTCTTGCTGGTTGAAAACGGAGTGCCTACCCATTTGTTTGCAGCTACCGGCAACGGGCCTAAAGCCTGGAGTTTTGATAAAACCTGGAACATGGTAATTCCATTAAGTACTGATTTTTAA
- a CDS encoding RagB/SusD family nutrient uptake outer membrane protein — MKKIIFYKVSFIILLMLSFGCSEDYLQEEPPHIMAGESLYNSYNGFESGLNGLYALMRIGRANDDHLQLVLSGVDNMCTNYDTEKFFSDWGELNSPTEGDFEDIFAWCYEIINAANTIINRAENENIDWTGGTSSPDGNKNRVLAEARALRAWAYRFLTYCWGDVPLNLEESLGSSINTDWQRTPVEKVRQQIISDLLFAQQHISADGSYQGRITKGAVQHYLAEMYLVKNMPDSAEYWADQVIDNPEYELVTERYGVLESEPGVVFMDMFQEGNQNRLEGNTEALWVIQFEANVIGGGESKIRRYHGCRYDLINIDGVTPLEITFDRGGRNKSYFAPTKFAIDLYEDQDERGSNFAIRKFFILKDEVENAPLRGDDLPPGYSYGDTIWNDWSEDLTADHNKVANWPWSRKADGTDPNDVRSDYNFNDQVYLRLADTYLLKAEAQLKQGFPEQAATTINIVRERSNATPVTDVDLDFILDERSRELFLEEERRFTLLRTHKWLERVAAYNKYGGEKIAPRDTLFPIPQVVIDANLTTPMEQNPGW, encoded by the coding sequence ATGAAAAAAATAATATTCTATAAAGTAAGCTTCATAATTTTATTAATGCTATCGTTTGGCTGCTCGGAAGACTATCTTCAGGAAGAGCCCCCTCACATTATGGCAGGAGAATCATTGTATAATAGTTACAACGGATTTGAGTCCGGACTGAATGGTTTATATGCTTTAATGCGCATTGGAAGGGCAAACGATGATCATTTGCAGTTGGTATTGTCGGGGGTAGACAATATGTGTACAAACTACGACACAGAAAAGTTCTTTTCTGATTGGGGAGAGCTGAACAGTCCTACAGAAGGGGATTTTGAGGATATCTTTGCATGGTGCTATGAGATAATAAATGCTGCTAACACAATAATTAATCGGGCAGAGAATGAGAACATCGATTGGACAGGCGGTACTTCAAGCCCTGATGGAAATAAAAACAGGGTATTGGCTGAAGCCAGGGCATTGCGAGCCTGGGCTTATAGATTTCTTACTTATTGTTGGGGCGATGTTCCTTTAAATTTAGAGGAATCATTAGGATCCTCCATAAACACAGATTGGCAACGTACTCCTGTTGAAAAAGTAAGGCAACAAATCATTTCTGATTTATTGTTTGCTCAACAGCATATCAGTGCTGACGGTTCGTATCAAGGAAGAATAACAAAAGGGGCAGTTCAACATTATCTTGCAGAAATGTATCTGGTTAAAAATATGCCGGATAGTGCTGAATATTGGGCAGACCAGGTTATTGATAATCCGGAATATGAACTTGTAACAGAAAGATATGGAGTTCTTGAATCTGAACCCGGAGTTGTATTTATGGATATGTTTCAGGAAGGAAATCAAAACCGACTGGAAGGAAATACAGAGGCGTTATGGGTTATACAATTTGAAGCAAATGTAATTGGTGGTGGCGAAAGCAAGATTCGAAGGTATCATGGATGTCGGTATGATTTGATTAATATAGACGGAGTTACTCCTCTTGAAATTACTTTTGACAGAGGCGGAAGAAATAAATCATATTTTGCACCAACAAAATTTGCGATTGATTTATATGAGGATCAGGATGAAAGAGGTTCAAACTTTGCTATAAGGAAATTCTTTATCCTCAAAGACGAAGTAGAAAATGCTCCTTTACGTGGAGATGACCTTCCTCCTGGTTATTCTTATGGAGATACAATTTGGAATGATTGGTCTGAAGATTTAACTGCTGATCACAATAAAGTAGCTAATTGGCCTTGGTCTAGAAAGGCGGATGGAACAGATCCGAATGATGTGCGCTCTGATTATAACTTCAATGATCAGGTTTATTTAAGATTAGCTGACACTTACTTGTTAAAAGCGGAAGCACAACTGAAACAAGGTTTCCCAGAACAAGCTGCTACAACCATTAATATTGTTCGAGAAAGATCAAATGCAACACCAGTTACAGATGTAGATCTTGATTTTATTCTGGATGAAAGGTCTAGAGAATTGTTCCTGGAGGAAGAACGAAGATTTACTTTATTGCGAACGCATAAATGGTTAGAAAGAGTTGCTGCCTATAATAAATATGGTGGAGAAAAAATTGCCCCAAGGGACACTCTTTTCCCAATACCACAAGTAGTTATAGATGCCAATTTAACTACTCCAATGGAGCAAAATCCCGGTTGGTAA
- a CDS encoding GH92 family glycosyl hydrolase: protein MNFYEKLILFLFLLLSSAYYAEAQKTPADLVNPFIDTHNSRWFYFNSACRPFGMVNLSPDTDTDKTWSSGYLYDSKTIRCFSHIHAWQLAGIAVLPTTGEFKGHLGMNAYQSGFTHDTEVAKPGYHKVVLDDYEITAELTSSTRVGFHRYTFPKKKNKAIIFDIGAKLAHGPTVYSKVWKVSDTEIAGVQVLSKTGRRPKDTPVYFVARLNKPFSSIKGWKDKKLLANAPDTIQGVNVGAALFFDSKEKEEILMKVGISYVSTEQARLNLDTEINHWDFNQVVQSSVDEWNEWLGRIKIKGGTEQQQIKFYTDLWRSLLGRRIVSDVDGKYMDRTGENAVVRSVRLDENGEPLFPHYNFDAWWGSHWSLNILWSMVYPEVMDGFCNTMVDMYQNGGLIPRGPSGGNYTFVMIGDPSTSFFATAYNKGIRNYDAEKAYEGLRKNAFVGGSRDHAGYEHNSPAFGGGMQYYVEQGWVPEGIEAKGAHKDGASMTLEYAYQDWCLAQMAKSLGKHSDYELFMERSENYKHLWNPETRMMHPREMDGSWIEDFQPVVEGFNARGFCESNSAIYTHFVPHDVAGLIELFGGNEKYTEFLDWCFNEGEKLDFVGINKNHAANWIDYGNQPGTGMAHLFNYSGAPWLTQKWVRKVKEAYGDITPYDGYKGDEDQGQMGALGVLMAMGLFQVDGGAAVKPYYEITSPLFNEISIRLNPDYYPGKKFVIKTNQPEHAYIQAAKLNGKPWEKCWFFHSDFEKGGTLELEMGTQPNKKWGMKDPLPIKK, encoded by the coding sequence ATGAATTTTTACGAAAAACTTATACTTTTTTTGTTTCTGCTACTGTCCTCAGCTTATTATGCCGAAGCACAAAAAACGCCGGCAGACCTGGTGAACCCATTTATAGATACCCATAATTCGCGATGGTTTTATTTTAATTCGGCTTGTCGTCCGTTTGGCATGGTAAACCTAAGTCCGGATACTGATACTGATAAAACATGGAGTTCGGGGTATTTGTACGATAGCAAAACCATTCGTTGTTTTAGCCACATTCATGCCTGGCAGTTGGCAGGCATTGCTGTTCTGCCAACAACAGGCGAGTTTAAAGGGCATTTAGGAATGAACGCATACCAATCAGGTTTTACTCACGATACCGAAGTGGCGAAACCCGGTTATCACAAAGTGGTGCTCGATGATTATGAAATAACAGCAGAGCTTACTTCTTCAACACGCGTTGGGTTTCACAGGTATACCTTCCCCAAAAAGAAAAATAAGGCCATCATTTTTGATATTGGAGCAAAGCTTGCCCATGGGCCTACGGTCTACTCGAAAGTATGGAAAGTTAGCGATACTGAAATAGCAGGAGTTCAGGTACTAAGCAAAACAGGTCGTCGACCCAAAGATACTCCTGTTTATTTTGTAGCACGCCTAAATAAGCCTTTCAGTTCGATAAAAGGCTGGAAAGATAAAAAGCTCTTGGCCAATGCGCCCGATACCATTCAGGGAGTAAATGTTGGTGCCGCTTTGTTTTTCGATTCAAAAGAAAAAGAAGAAATTTTAATGAAAGTTGGAATTTCGTATGTAAGTACCGAACAAGCCCGCTTAAACCTCGATACCGAAATTAACCATTGGGATTTCAATCAGGTTGTTCAATCTTCGGTTGATGAATGGAACGAGTGGTTAGGAAGAATTAAGATAAAAGGAGGAACAGAGCAGCAACAAATTAAGTTTTATACTGATTTATGGCGGTCGTTACTTGGGCGAAGAATTGTTAGCGATGTAGATGGTAAATACATGGACAGAACGGGCGAAAATGCTGTGGTGCGTTCGGTTCGTTTAGATGAAAACGGGGAGCCACTGTTTCCGCATTATAATTTCGATGCGTGGTGGGGCAGCCATTGGTCGCTGAATATTTTATGGTCGATGGTTTACCCCGAAGTGATGGATGGTTTTTGTAACACCATGGTGGATATGTATCAAAATGGCGGATTAATTCCGCGCGGTCCTTCAGGTGGAAACTATACTTTTGTAATGATTGGTGATCCGTCAACCTCGTTTTTTGCAACAGCCTACAATAAAGGAATCCGGAATTACGATGCTGAAAAAGCCTACGAAGGATTGCGAAAAAATGCTTTTGTGGGAGGTTCGCGCGATCATGCAGGTTACGAACATAACTCACCAGCTTTTGGCGGCGGTATGCAATACTATGTTGAGCAGGGCTGGGTGCCAGAAGGGATAGAAGCAAAAGGAGCCCATAAGGACGGTGCATCGATGACCCTGGAATATGCCTACCAGGATTGGTGTTTGGCACAAATGGCAAAATCCCTTGGCAAACACAGCGATTACGAGTTGTTTATGGAGCGATCGGAAAATTACAAGCACCTGTGGAATCCTGAAACCCGAATGATGCATCCGCGCGAAATGGACGGTAGTTGGATCGAAGATTTTCAGCCGGTGGTTGAAGGTTTTAATGCAAGAGGTTTTTGCGAAAGTAACTCAGCTATTTATACGCATTTTGTACCACACGATGTGGCAGGATTAATCGAGCTCTTTGGTGGTAACGAAAAGTACACCGAATTTTTGGATTGGTGTTTTAACGAAGGCGAAAAGCTCGATTTTGTTGGAATTAACAAAAACCATGCAGCTAACTGGATTGACTATGGTAATCAGCCCGGTACCGGAATGGCTCATTTATTTAACTACTCGGGAGCACCGTGGCTTACGCAAAAGTGGGTCCGAAAAGTAAAAGAGGCTTATGGCGATATAACTCCTTACGATGGCTATAAAGGCGACGAAGATCAGGGGCAAATGGGGGCTTTGGGTGTGTTAATGGCAATGGGATTATTCCAGGTTGATGGTGGAGCTGCAGTAAAACCCTATTATGAAATTACAAGCCCATTATTTAACGAAATCAGCATTCGGCTAAATCCCGATTATTATCCGGGTAAAAAGTTTGTGATTAAAACCAATCAGCCGGAACATGCTTATATTCAGGCGGCCAAATTAAATGGTAAGCCTTGGGAAAAGTGTTGGTTTTTTCACTCCGATTTCGAAAAAGGCGGGACGCTGGAACTGGAAATGGGAACGCAGCCGAATAAAAAATGGGGGATGAAAGACCCCTTGCCCATAAAGAAATAA
- a CDS encoding TonB-dependent receptor, which produces MKKNLNECFPKGKYVRMFKAMKLTMLFIFLGILQVTANNSYSQNARISLDLKDAKLQEVLTEIQKQTEFTFFYSLEDVKDLERIDLEVKEAKLNEVLDECFKNTGLEYEIKHKAIVLKKSLKKKSETPEDIEKSKIQDQKKVVKGKVVDETQMPMPGVSIIVMGTTVGVISDNEGNFTLEIPEDAETLQFSFVGYKRKEILIDENNFMNVNMEEDIAGIDEVIVIGYGTQKKSDITGAVASVGNEKLEMTPNVNIAQAIQGSIPGVMVQNTSAGASSSQTVMIRGRNSIKASNEPLIVVDGIPYGGNLSDLSLNDVKSIEILKDASAAAIYGSRGSNGVILVTTKQGQLGKPKINYEAKFSIQKYTNMLDMLDGGEFYEFKNTRDATQFTEEELEIYNSGNWVDWPGLAIRTGNSQEHNVSISGGTEKVKYYLGASYYDVKGLVVNDDFQRISTRINLETKITDWFSLGTRTQLTLDNADGDSPDSESDAIFTMNPLTTAFDADGNQVIFPYEGKLDGNPLQKVLYDDVDRGYQILSNNYAIVDFPFIQGLKYQINTGIRYRFSDKASYAGRNTQVGVQSRGTAYTNRSISENVIIENILSYNREIDKHTIFATLLYSSESNKKTSNGFNASGFPNDFLSWYGAGQADVKDPDYSYSKTNMISQMARLNYSFDSRYLLTLTARRDGFSGFGTHNKWGVFPSVALGWNLSNEDFFPLNNFFNNLKVRSSYGLNGNQAVGAYETISRLGEENIVSGETTMPGYIPTKLGQDELGWESSKVLNLGIDFSIAEGRFSGALDYYNTRTYDLLLDRTISPVHGITSITQNIGKTKNNGWEATLTTRNIVSAKFNWMTNMNFAYNKNEIVSLYGNLDENGNEIDDIANDWFIGQPIRVNYDYVFDGVWQSSEADEAAKWESVPGYIKLKDVDGDYKMTGDDRQIIGQRDPKFLWGMTNTFSYDNFSLSFFIHGVHGITKLNTLLQDNVMTEIRRTTMRKNWWTPENPSNDFYMNDKDANKMGGVSGLIYEDAGFIRLKDLTLSYDLPQRVIDKFGFEKLRFFVIGRNLITITDWNGLDPELNDQNSFPLQKEFMIGLNLGF; this is translated from the coding sequence ATGAAAAAAAACTTAAATGAATGTTTCCCAAAGGGGAAATATGTTCGAATGTTTAAGGCTATGAAATTGACTATGCTTTTTATCTTTCTAGGGATTCTGCAGGTTACTGCGAATAACAGCTATTCGCAGAATGCAAGAATTAGTCTTGATTTGAAAGATGCAAAGCTTCAAGAAGTTTTAACTGAAATTCAGAAACAAACTGAATTTACCTTTTTCTATAGTCTTGAAGATGTAAAAGATCTCGAAAGAATCGATTTAGAAGTCAAGGAAGCCAAATTGAATGAGGTGTTAGACGAATGTTTCAAAAATACAGGTCTTGAGTATGAGATAAAGCACAAGGCTATTGTTTTGAAAAAGTCACTAAAAAAGAAATCTGAAACTCCCGAGGACATTGAAAAATCAAAAATTCAGGATCAAAAAAAAGTTGTGAAAGGGAAAGTCGTTGACGAAACTCAAATGCCAATGCCAGGTGTTTCCATCATTGTTATGGGAACAACTGTTGGTGTAATTTCTGATAATGAAGGAAATTTTACCCTTGAAATTCCTGAAGACGCGGAAACATTGCAGTTTTCTTTTGTAGGATATAAGAGAAAAGAAATTCTCATTGATGAAAATAACTTCATGAATGTAAATATGGAAGAAGATATTGCAGGGATTGATGAAGTTATTGTAATAGGTTATGGTACCCAGAAAAAAAGTGATATTACCGGAGCTGTTGCATCTGTTGGTAACGAAAAGTTAGAAATGACACCGAATGTGAATATTGCACAAGCTATACAAGGCTCTATTCCTGGTGTAATGGTTCAGAATACTTCAGCGGGTGCTTCTTCATCACAAACAGTAATGATTAGGGGACGAAATTCAATAAAAGCAAGTAATGAGCCTCTTATTGTTGTCGATGGAATCCCATACGGAGGAAATCTTAGCGATTTAAGTTTAAATGATGTAAAAAGTATTGAAATTCTTAAGGATGCTTCGGCAGCAGCAATTTATGGTTCCCGAGGCTCTAATGGAGTAATTCTTGTAACGACAAAACAAGGTCAGCTTGGAAAACCTAAAATCAACTATGAAGCAAAATTCTCGATCCAGAAATATACGAACATGCTAGATATGCTGGATGGAGGGGAGTTTTATGAATTTAAAAATACCCGTGATGCGACACAGTTTACCGAAGAAGAATTGGAAATTTACAACTCGGGAAATTGGGTTGATTGGCCTGGATTGGCAATAAGGACAGGTAATTCCCAAGAGCATAATGTTTCGATTTCGGGAGGAACAGAAAAGGTAAAATATTATTTGGGAGCTAGTTATTACGATGTAAAAGGATTGGTAGTTAATGATGATTTTCAACGCATATCTACCCGTATTAACCTTGAAACGAAAATAACTGATTGGTTCTCCTTAGGTACCAGAACGCAATTAACATTGGATAATGCTGATGGGGATTCTCCAGATAGCGAATCTGATGCAATATTCACAATGAATCCTTTAACGACAGCATTCGATGCTGATGGTAATCAAGTTATTTTTCCATATGAAGGAAAGCTAGATGGCAATCCCCTTCAAAAAGTTCTATACGATGATGTAGACCGCGGATATCAAATATTATCGAATAACTATGCAATTGTAGATTTTCCTTTTATTCAGGGATTGAAATATCAAATCAATACAGGAATTCGATATCGATTCTCCGATAAGGCGAGCTATGCAGGAAGAAATACACAAGTGGGAGTTCAATCCCGGGGTACTGCCTATACCAATCGTAGTATTAGTGAAAATGTCATCATTGAAAATATCTTGTCATATAACAGGGAAATTGATAAACATACCATTTTTGCCACCTTACTTTATAGTTCAGAGAGTAATAAAAAAACATCAAATGGTTTTAACGCATCTGGATTTCCAAATGATTTTTTATCGTGGTATGGTGCAGGTCAGGCAGATGTTAAAGATCCGGATTACTCATACTCAAAAACAAACATGATCTCTCAAATGGCAAGATTAAACTATTCGTTTGATAGTAGATATCTACTTACCCTTACCGCACGAAGAGATGGCTTTTCAGGATTCGGAACTCACAATAAGTGGGGTGTTTTCCCTTCAGTGGCACTTGGTTGGAATTTGTCGAATGAAGATTTTTTCCCACTAAACAATTTCTTTAATAACCTGAAGGTAAGGTCTTCTTATGGATTGAATGGTAATCAGGCTGTTGGGGCATATGAAACCATTTCGCGATTGGGAGAAGAAAATATTGTTTCGGGAGAAACTACCATGCCAGGATATATTCCAACTAAACTTGGTCAAGATGAACTCGGATGGGAATCATCAAAAGTATTAAACCTTGGAATAGATTTTAGTATTGCGGAAGGACGGTTTTCCGGAGCATTGGATTATTATAATACAAGAACTTATGACCTATTATTAGACCGTACTATTTCTCCAGTGCATGGAATTACTTCTATTACCCAGAATATTGGTAAAACAAAAAACAACGGTTGGGAAGCTACTCTAACAACTAGAAATATTGTTTCAGCCAAATTTAACTGGATGACCAATATGAACTTTGCATATAATAAAAACGAGATTGTTTCATTATATGGCAATCTGGATGAGAATGGAAATGAAATCGATGATATCGCGAATGATTGGTTTATCGGGCAACCAATACGAGTAAATTATGATTATGTATTCGATGGTGTCTGGCAAAGTTCAGAAGCAGATGAAGCAGCAAAATGGGAGTCTGTTCCTGGTTACATTAAGTTAAAGGATGTAGATGGGGATTATAAAATGACAGGTGATGATCGCCAAATAATTGGACAAAGAGATCCTAAGTTTTTATGGGGAATGACCAACACTTTTTCATATGACAACTTTAGTTTAAGCTTTTTCATTCACGGTGTTCATGGTATAACCAAGTTAAATACTCTTTTACAGGACAATGTAATGACTGAGATAAGGAGAACAACCATGAGAAAAAATTGGTGGACTCCGGAAAATCCATCAAATGACTTTTATATGAATGATAAGGATGCCAATAAAATGGGAGGTGTATCAGGTTTGATATACGAGGATGCAGGCTTTATCCGCTTGAAAGATCTGACTTTATCATATGACCTTCCACAGAGAGTTATCGATAAGTTTGGTTTCGAGAAATTGAGATTCTTTGTTATTGGAAGAAACTTAATTACAATAACTGATTGGAATGGACTTGATCCTGAACTGAATGATCAAAACTCTTTCCCTCTTCAGAAAGAATTTATGATTGGACTAAATCTGGGATTTTAA